CGCCCGCCGCGTCCAATCCGAACGCGCTGCCGCCCGCGAAAAGCACGGCGTGAATTTTTTCCGGGCCGGCCAGCGGGTTGAGCAGTTCGGTTTCGCGGGAAGCCGGCCCGCCGCCGCGCACATCGACGCCGGCCGGGGCGCCTTCGGCAAAAATGAGCACGGTGCAGCCGGTTCCCAGCCGATCATTTTGCGCGTGGCCTATTTTTACATTGCCGATCTGCGTTATCGCTATTTCCCGCACGGGGCGCCCTCCTTTTTACTGCCTGACGCGCGGGACGGTCAGGCTGCCCTGCGGCATGAGGTAGATGGAAGGCCGTTCGCCGACAATGGTTTTTGCTATGTCCATAGCCTGCGCAAAAGACGCGGCGGGGGTAAAAAGCAGTTTGCGGGCAAGTTCCGGCGCAAGGCTGGAAACAAGTATAAAGGTCGCCTTCTTCATCAGCCTGGTCACGGAAAAAGCTTTGTGCGCGCCGATTTGAAAATCGCGCCGGATCTCTTCTTCCACCGCTTCCGGCGTGACGCAACGTGCCATCAGCTTTTCGTAGGTTTCCGATCCCGACCCCTCGGAACATTCGCCGAAAAGGATCGCCGCCCCGCCTTCGCGTACCGCGCAATGGGCGTTGTCCATGGTTTTTTGCAGTTGGTACACATTGATGTCCTTGGGGTAGCCCCCGCAAGTCGCGACCACCAAATCGGCCGGCGCGGGTATTTCCACGCCGTAAGCCTGATCGACCATTTGGCAAGCCTTGAGGTGGGCGGTTATGTAATTGCCGGCGAACACGCCGAGAAATTCCTTGTTTTCGTTCAGGACGACGTTTAAAAGAAAAGCGGGCGGGCATTTTTTCACCGCTTCCATTTGATCCTCGTACACCGGGTTGCCTTCCAGCCGGCCGATGGCCGCGCCCGGGCGAAGCATCAGCGCGTGGTTTTTCCGGATGCTTTCATAATAGGCCGCCCCGGGGAAAATCGCCTTGCGCCCGCCGCCGAAACCGGCGAAAAAATGATGCACAATGCTGCCGGTGCAAATGATATAGTCGCTTTCCACCATTTTTTTATAGAGACAAACGGGCGTGCCGTAAGAAGTATCGCCAAGGTAAACGTACTGGCTGCGGTCTTTGCAGTCGGGATTGTATTTTTTCAGTCGCCTGGCCGCGTCCCGGCCTACTTCCCGCTCCATTTCCTCTTCGCTCATGGCGCGGTGCGTCCCGAGCGCGAAGATAAGGGATATATTCTCGTCCGCAATGCCGGCGGCGTTGATAACATCAAGCAGAACCGGCATAAAGACATGCGTGTTGGCGACGCGGGTGGTGTCGTTCACGAGCAGGGACACTGTTTTCCCCGGTTTGAGGATCGCGCGCAAAGGCGGCGAGTCAATGGGGTTTTCCAACGCGCGGCGAATGGCGCCGGCCGGATCGGGCAAGACCGGCAAAGCCGCCATTTTAAGCTCGCCGAGCAGCCCGTCCTCCGGTACGGAGAAATCCATATGCGAATGTCCGTATTTAAAACGGAAATTTTTTGTTTTTGCCATTGCCGTCCTCCTTACGGTTGTTGTTGCCGCAGAAACTTAGATGCCAAACTCAAACAGACCTAAGGCTTGCCGCCGCCCGGCGACTTTCTGGCTTCGCTCAACGCCAGAAAATAAGGAACAATGCCCCGGATTTGGCTCAGCCGCCAGATGCCGCTTTCCGCTTTGTCCAGCAAGGCGTTAAAAGTGAATTCCCTGTTAAGTTCGTGATCGAAAATTATTACCTCCACGCTGGCTTTGCCGCCGTCCGAGCGCGCGGCGCCCGTTCCCCGGTAATCTATTTTGCCGGGCTTGAAACGGCCGGCGATGTTTTTGGCGATGGATTTGGGGCCGGGAATCTTAAAAGCCCCCTCCCTTTCCCTGCTTTGTCCGCTTGCGGCGCCCGGCCGCGCAGACAACAATTCTTCCCGTATCTCTTCCTTTGCGGCGGCGACAAAAGGCTGTTTGAACAAACCGGCCAGCCCTGACGCTAGGCGTTTCTCCTCTATCGGCATGCCCTCGGCCGCCGCGGCCGCTATATCGTCAAAAACATGCCCGAGCACGCCGTCCAAATCTACGCGCCGCTCAAAATCCGCCAGGTCGTGGCGGCCGGCCGCCCGCCAAATTAAAAAAAGCGAGTATGAGGGCGTGCTTTGATAATAAAAATAACAGGCCGCGCCGACAACGAGCAAAACAAGGGCGGCGGGGAACGCGAAGCGTAATTTTCTCATCGGGAAACCTCTGATGACCGTCGCGCCGCAAAGCCGTCCTTGGGCGCGTTTTATTTTTGCCGCCGGACGCGGCTGTTCTTAAAAGTCAATCTTGCTGAAATCAATCTTTTCCAAAATTTTAACGAGCGCTTTGTTGAAGGCCCGATCATAAGCCGTTCCCTGCGCGCTTCCGGTTTCGGAAAATACTTCGTCGATCAAATAATTTTTCGCTTCTTTGTCCGCCAGCACCATTTCAAAAAGAATGGTGCGCTTGGAACGGATGCCTGTCCAGACGTTCCATTTTACTTGGTCGCTTGACACCCTCGCGTTAAGGAAAAGGACATAGTCCGCTTGCGCGTCCCCGGCCAGGGCGATCAGGTCCTTTTGCTTTACGATAAAGCCGGAATCCGCTTCCCGCGCCGTATCGGCGGAGGTGTTCTCCCGGACGTAGCGGCGCAATATTTTGTTGGTTGAGTCAAAGGGAAGGACGCTGGCCTTTTTCCCCTTTTCGATTTCCGCCTTGAGCTCCTGATGAATCTTGGCCGCGGACGCGGTAGGGTCGGAAATGCCTTTGGGGTCAAGAAACACATATAAAGCTATTTTGGGCAGCCCTTCCTCCGGGAGCAGCGTGATTTGCGCATCAACTTTCGGAACGCCGGCGCCGAACGCGAGAACAAACGACAGCAGGACAAGGATTTTTTTCATTGAACAAAACCTCCTTGAAAAATTTTGCGTTTCTATGCAAATACCTTGCGAGAACTTCCGGCAATAGCTTGACGCCTCATACTGTCCGCAGCTTAAAACACGCTTTAAGATTTGCGAGACAATTCTCGTCCCGCAGGCGCAAAACGCAGGCAGATCCTGAGGCGCGGCGAAACTTTAGGGAAAGCGGGGCGGCAAATTGGCCGCAAACAAAGACTGCATGATTTCAATCTGATCCCGGCATTATATCAATGCTTGCGCGCAATCCGCAAAATCCAATCATGGCAGGCCGCGCCCGGTAAACTTTTGGGGCAAATAGGGCATGTTTAAAAAATCGCTTTCGGTATATTTCCAAGACAATTTTTCGTTATGCAAGGAAGCGCCGGCGACTTATTGCCCGAGGAAGCCTGCTATGAGACGCTGCCGCGGCAGGGCGGCCAAGAAGCCGCAATGGATTTTTCCGGCACGCCCCAAAGCCGGCCGTTCGCGCTCTCCCGCATGGCGGACATTTGCGCCGATCGCCCGTAAACGCGGCTACTCCGGCCTTTTGGGAAAACGCGCAAAATCAAGCGGCGACAGGCCGGCCTTTCTATTTTCCCGGCGCAAGACAAGGCACTTAACCGGCCCTTATGTCCATGTTGGCGCTTCGCGTTTTTCCCGGCGCGGGGAAAGGGGCAATCGGCGGACACGCGCCGCCTAACGGCAGGGCGCCCTGCCATTTTTTTCGCCTGCAAGACTTTGTCAGAAAACGGAAAGGTCTTCGTCGAATTTGTCGCAGATAAACATGTAGCCAGGCGCATGGGTAATCATTATCGGCGGCTTGCTGGCCATGGCGACCGACTGGGGGGTTACGCCGCAAGCCCAGAACACGGGTATTTCGCCTTCCCTGATAACCGGCGGGTCGCCGAAGTCCGGTTTGTTTATGTCCTTTACTCCGATGGCGGCCGGGTCGCCCAGGTGGACGGGGCTGCCGTGCACGGACGGGAAACGCGCCGTAACCTTGACGGCCCTGATCGCGTCCGCCGGCGACAGCGGCCGCATGCTGCAAACCATGTCGCCGTGAAAGGTTCCCGCCGGCACGCAGGGCATATTAGTTATGTACATAGGCACGTTGCGTTTTTCCTCAATATGCCTGATCGGCAGCCCGGCGTTCAGCATGGCGGTTTCAAAAGAAAAACTGCAGCCGATGAGAAAGGCCACAAAGTCGTCCCGCCAGACGTTTTCCAGGTTCTTCAGCTCGCTTGTTTTGACGCCGTTTTCATAAACGAAATAACGCGGCACGTCATAGCGGATATCGGCGCCGGGCGCCATGAGGCGCGGCACGGGCGATCCCGTGTCGGTAACGTCGAGGATGGGGCAGGGTTTGGGGTTGCGCTGGGCGAACAGCAAAAAGTCATAGGCCAGGTCTTTGGTCACAATGGCCAAGTTTGCCTGTACGTGGCCGGGCGCGAGGCCGGACGTCGGGGCGTCGATAATGCCTTCCCTTATTTTTTGCCTTGTTTGGGCCGCTGTTTTATTCATGGCCGATAAATCTCCCTTTCATTTTTTATCTGTAAACTCCCGCCCCAAGCACTTTTACAGGCGTTTGGGGGAACGCGCCGCGTTTACCGCCCGCCCTGCCGCACGGCGGCGCGCATAAGCTCAACCATCGCCGTATGCACTGGCAGGGCGCACCCGTCGACGCTGTATTCCACCCCGCCGCTCATGGCATCGTGAAAGCCG
This window of the Acidaminococcales bacterium genome carries:
- a CDS encoding putative hydro-lyase, which codes for MNKTAAQTRQKIREGIIDAPTSGLAPGHVQANLAIVTKDLAYDFLLFAQRNPKPCPILDVTDTGSPVPRLMAPGADIRYDVPRYFVYENGVKTSELKNLENVWRDDFVAFLIGCSFSFETAMLNAGLPIRHIEEKRNVPMYITNMPCVPAGTFHGDMVCSMRPLSPADAIRAVKVTARFPSVHGSPVHLGDPAAIGVKDINKPDFGDPPVIREGEIPVFWACGVTPQSVAMASKPPIMITHAPGYMFICDKFDEDLSVF
- the larA gene encoding nickel-dependent lactate racemase, whose translation is MAKTKNFRFKYGHSHMDFSVPEDGLLGELKMAALPVLPDPAGAIRRALENPIDSPPLRAILKPGKTVSLLVNDTTRVANTHVFMPVLLDVINAAGIADENISLIFALGTHRAMSEEEMEREVGRDAARRLKKYNPDCKDRSQYVYLGDTSYGTPVCLYKKMVESDYIICTGSIVHHFFAGFGGGRKAIFPGAAYYESIRKNHALMLRPGAAIGRLEGNPVYEDQMEAVKKCPPAFLLNVVLNENKEFLGVFAGNYITAHLKACQMVDQAYGVEIPAPADLVVATCGGYPKDINVYQLQKTMDNAHCAVREGGAAILFGECSEGSGSETYEKLMARCVTPEAVEEEIRRDFQIGAHKAFSVTRLMKKATFILVSSLAPELARKLLFTPAASFAQAMDIAKTIVGERPSIYLMPQGSLTVPRVRQ